Proteins encoded in a region of the Vicia villosa cultivar HV-30 ecotype Madison, WI linkage group LG5, Vvil1.0, whole genome shotgun sequence genome:
- the LOC131601835 gene encoding uncharacterized protein LOC131601835 translates to MKRNCVKVSQESLSQTDLYLLAECWEFIFKLVNCDDEYFKCLSLVSKQFLSITDGFRFSLTVHQRTLPFLPRLVQRFTNLTSVNFSLVSCDLLDKLLPQISHFPLKITSLNISNRPSFPEHGLRAFSKNVITLSSLICSNVYFDYKYDFFHIAHLFPLLQILDLSFIGRLHLFHSPRMKLHGMMNFELPRLEVLDLSNTTVDDEELYIISKACHGLLQLSLNTCRQVTEKGVKHVLQNCTQLREIDMEWCRRVRPKIVLSMVFSRPSLRKITAPPGCILSHTEKELLKLQGCIVSSCFEHAEWEIKNSSVFFQKAKDSAPCKEISSLQGLSERKCMQIRSGFQELLTLSSEVV, encoded by the exons ATGAAGAGAAATTGTGTCAAAGTTTCTCAAGAATCGCTTTCTCAAACTGATTTGTATTTACTTGCTGAGTGTTGGGAATTTATCTTCAAACTTGTCAACTGCGATGACGAGTATTTCAAGTGTCTCTCACTGGTCTCGAAACAATTCCTCTCCATCACCGACGGTTTTCGATTCTCTCTCACGGTCCATCAACGAACTCTACCTTTCCTCCCTCGCCTTGTTCAAAGGTTTACCAACCTCACTTCCGTTAACTTCTCACTGGTCTCTTGCGACCTCCTCGACAAGCTTCTTCCTCAAATATCTCATTTTCCATTGAAAATTACGTCGCTCAATATCTCCAATCGACCCAGCTTTCCCGAACATGGCTTGAGAGCTTTCTCTAAAAATGTAATAACTTTAAGCTCTCTCATTTGTTCCAATGTTTATTTTGATTATAAATACGACTTTTTCCATATTGCACATCTGTTCCCCTTGCTACAAATACTTGACCTAAGTTTCATTGGACGCTTGCACTTATTCCACTCTCCAAGAATGAAGCTACACGGGATGATGAACTTTGAACTTCCCAGATTGGAGGTCTTGGACTTATCCAATACCACAGTTGACGATGAAGAACTCTATATAATCTCAAAGGCTTGTCATGGGCTTTTGCAACTATCACTCAACACTTGTCGACAAGTTACCGAGAAGGGGGTGAAGCACGTGTTACAGAACTGCACACAGTTAAGAGAAATTGATATGGAATGGTGTCGTAGAGTGCGTCCAAAAATAGTTCTCTCAATGGTATTTTCAAGGCCATCACTGAGAAAAATAACCGCACCACCTGGTTGTATTTTGAGCCACACGGAGAAGGAACTTCTCAAGCTTCAAGGATGCATTGTTTCTAGCTGTTTT GAGCACGCTGAGTGGGAAATTAAGAACAGTTCAGTCTTCTTTCAAAAGGCAAAAGACTCTGCACCTTGCAAAGAAATATCATCTCTGCAAGGATTGTCTGAGAGGAAATGCATGCAAATACGCTCGGGTTTTCAGGAATTGCTAACACTGTCTTCGGAAGTTGTTTAA
- the LOC131601843 gene encoding SCF E3 ubiquitin ligase complex F-box protein grrA-like: MKTCLKSEAEFYLSDDCWEHVFTFLINCRDGNTQDNNKFHFKSLSLVSKQFLSITNTLLLSLTISHLLLSLPTPLLLRFSNLNSLDLSFNVRLIPITSHFIHSLLTLKALTSLSLSRWPISDNFLYAVGREALPLKRFVLQNCTGYTYHGIYSFLSKCQTIRHFGLLQDHFINDHHIASLSFILPRLVSINVSRCWKLTESALFALISNCRSLSEITMECINFQNSHSLKDFDVIPQLKSLSLAYSWLINDEAIVLIASVLPNLQHLDLSYCYCISENGVIKVIERCKELKKIDLRYCKEVDADAVVSRVLSRPSLQKRKLFSSCGIIDEYFLNNDHVAELSLLLPHLVSIDLSRCSKLTESALLSLIRNCHSLEEITMKHIYFGNFDSFNDFHVNYQLKSLCLAGNKLIKNENIIMFVSIFPNLQLLDLSRCRGMRLLEMNFVVPELEVLNLSYTRVDDKTLYEISKSCHGLLQLLLTCCDHVTQEGIISVVENCTQLKEIDLRYCNKVKADVVVSKVLSRSSLKKRKLFSRNGRIFFY; the protein is encoded by the exons ATGAAGACTTGTTTAAAATCTGAAGCTGAATTTTATTTAAGTGATGATTGTTGGGAGCATGTATTCACATTCCTCATCAACTGCCGCGACGGCAACACTCAAGACAACAACAAATTCCACTTTAAATCTCTATCCCTCGTTTCAAAACAATTCCTCTCCATCACCAACACTCTCTTACTTTCTCTCACTATTTCTCACCTATTACTCTCTCTTCCCACTCCTCTCTTACTTAGATTCTCCAACCTTAATTCCCTCGACCTCTCCTTCAACGTTCGTCTCATACCAATTACCTCACATTTCATTCACTCCTTGCTCACTCTAAAGGCTTTGACTAGTCTTAGTTTGAGTCGGTGGCCCATTTCAGATAATTTTCTATATGCAGTTGGAAGGGAAGCTCTTCCTTTAAAGAGGTTTGTCCTCCAAAATTGTACCGGCTATACTTACCATGGAATTTATTCTTTCTTATCAAAGTGTCAAACTATACGACATTTCGGTCTTCTACAAGATCATTTTATAAATGATCATCATATTGCCAGCTTGTCTTTTATTCTTCCTCGTTTGGTGTCTATAAACGTTAGTCGATGTTGGAAGCTCACGGAATCAGCCTTGTTTGCACTCATTAGTAACTGTCGTTCACTTTCTGAGATCACAATGGAATGCATAAATTTTCAGAATTCTCATTCTTTGAAGGATTTTGATGTGATCCCTCAACTAAAGTCTCTATCTTTGGCATACAGTTGGCTGATAAATGATGAAGCTATCGTATTGATTGCTTCCGTTCTTCCCAATTTGCAGCATCTTGATTTGAGTTATTGTTATTGCATATCTGAAAATGGAGTGATAAAAGTGATTGAAAGGTGCAAAGAGCTGAAGAAGATTGATTTGAGATATTGTAAAGAGGTGGATGCTGATGCCGTTGTCTCGAGGGTTCTATCAAGGCCATCATTGCAAAAGAGGAAACTCTTTTCCTCTTGTG GTATTATTGATGAATATTTTCTAAATAATGATCATGTTGCCGAGTTATCATTGCTTCTTCCTCATTTGGTGTCTATAGATCTTAGCCGTTGTTCCAAGCTCACAGAATCAGCTTTGCTTTCTCTTATTAGAAATTGTCATTCACTTGAAGAGATTACAATGAAACACATATATTTTGGGAATTTTGATTCTTTCAATGATTTTCATGTGAACTATCAATTGAAATCTTTATGTCTGGCTGGCAATAAGTTAATAAAGAATGAAAACATCATAATGTTCGTCTCCATTTTTCCCAATTTGCAGCTACTTGATTTGAGCCGCTGTCGTGGAATGAGGCTACTTGAAATGAACTTTGTAGTTCCTGAATTGGAGGTGTTGAACTTGTCATATACAAGAGTTGATGATAAAACACTCTATGAGATCTCAAAGAGTTGTCATGGACTTTTGCAACTATTATTGACATGTTGTGATCATGTCACACAAGAAGGAATTATAAGTGTAGTTGAAAATTGTACACAACTTAAGGAGATCGATTTGAGATATTGTAATAAAGTGAAGGCTGACGTCGTTGTCTCGAAAGTTTTATCAAGGTCATCTTTAAAAAAGAGGAAACTCTTCTCGCGTAATGGGCGTATTTTCTTCTACTGA
- the LOC131601845 gene encoding uncharacterized protein LOC131601845, translating to MASSSNKIMIATYIYLPDECWEFVFKFLIEDEYYNPKSLSLVSKQFLSITNRLQYSLLVREEASSFMLRRLFRRFSNLNSIHFPYYTNCIDHLLIQISQFSLNITSLNLSTYQSEISASGLIPFSQKITTLTSLTCSFLKYTDFNLIAQCFPLLQELDLSFPKKCSYSILGELHPLEPLSLALFKLRKVNFTGHSYIDDQTLFLLFKNWKFLEEAILFDCYRLTNSGIVSAVAERPTLRSFSFTNYFEPQDCSTLPQLESLRQAHNSRLRDERIKVFASVFPNLQLLDLNFCTNISEEGIFHILRRCCKIKHLNLFSCLKVKLLGMNFETPKLEVLNLSHTPVDDETLYVISKNCRRLLQLLVEHCNDVTGKGVKHVLENCSQLKEINLRGCLKVHKDLFPSLVFSRPSLRKIIVPVHYLFSDKELKLMSRQGCLFCK from the exons atggcttcttcttcAAACAAAATAATGATTGCAACTTATATTTATTTACCTGATGAATGTTGGGAATTTGTCTTCAAATTTCTCATAGAGGACGAGTACTACAACCCTAAGTCTCTCTCACTCGTCTCCAAACAATTCCTATCCATCACCAATCGTCTCCAATACTCACTCCTTGTCCGCGAGGAAGCAAGCTCTTTCATGCTTCGCCGTCTCTTCCGTAGATTCTCCAACCTCAACTCTATCCACTTCCCTTACTATACCAATTGTATCGACCATCTTCTCATTCAAATTTCTCAATTCTCATTAAACATCACATCACTCAATCTCTCCACTTATCAATCTGAAATTTCAGCAAGTGGCTTGATACCTTTTTCCCAAAAAATTACAACATTAACTTCACTCACCTGTTCGTTTCTCAAATATACTGACTTTAATCTCATTGCACAATGTTTTCCTTTGCTTCAAGAACTCGACCTCAGTTTTCCTAAAAAATGCAGTTACAGCATCCTCGGTGAGCTACACCCACTTGAACCACTTTCATTGGCACTTTTCAAACTCCGAAAAGTTAATTTCACTGGTCATAGCTATATAGACGATCAAACGCTCTTCCTCTTGTTTAAGAACTGGAAGTTTCTTGAAGAGGCCATCCTATTTGACTGTTATCGATTAACCAACTCTGGTATTGTTTCTGCTGTAGCTGAGAGACCAACACTGAGGTCTTTTTCCTTTACCAATTATTTTGAACCACAAGATTGTTCAACTTT ACCTCAATTAGAGTCCCTTCGGCAGGCTCACAATTCACGGTTGAGAGATGAAAGAATCAAAGTATTTGCTTCCGTTTTCCCCAATTTGCAGCTACTTGATTTGAATTTTTGCACTAACATATCTGAAGAaggtatttttcatattttaaggaGATGTTGTAAGATTAAACATTTGAATTTATTCAGCTGT ttgaa AGTTAAGCTACTTGGAATGAACTTTGAAACTCCCAAACTAGAGGTGTTAAACTTGTCACATACACCCGTTGATGACGAGACACTCTATGTGATTTCAAAGAATTGTCGTAGGCTTTTGCAACTGTTGGTGGAACATTGTAATGATGTCACTGGTAAGGGAGTGAAACACGTGTTAGAAAACTGCTCGCAATTGAAAGAGATCAATTTGAGAGGTTGTCTTAAAGTGCACAAAGATCTTTTTCCCTCATTGGTATTTTCAAGACCATCCTTGAGAAAGATAATTGTTCCGGTTCATTATCTTTTCAGCGACAAAGAGTTGAAACTCATGTCACGACAAGGATGTCTTTTCTGCAAGTAA